From a region of the Qipengyuania spongiae genome:
- the rpsU gene encoding 30S ribosomal protein S21, with translation MQIMVRDNNVDQALRALKKKLQREGVYREMKLRRHYEKPSEKRAREKAAAVRRARKLERKRMERDGIK, from the coding sequence ATGCAAATCATGGTTCGCGATAACAATGTTGACCAGGCCCTGCGCGCGCTCAAGAAGAAGCTGCAGCGCGAGGGCGTCTATCGCGAAATGAAGCTGCGTCGCCATTACGAAAAGCCGAGCGAGAAGCGGGCCCGCGAAAAGGCCGCGGCCGTTCGCCGCGCCCGCAAGCTCGAGCGCAAGCGGATGGAGCGCGACGGCATCAAGTAA
- a CDS encoding FKBP-type peptidyl-prolyl cis-trans isomerase, which produces MTEITRVPLQPIAKGSLTKLWLAIAVLVLIGAGLAWAAIPRGVEVETLVEGTGPTPAATDVAFVRYTGMLPDGTVFDQSQDIPLPVEGIFPEGNPLPLDRMVPGFTEGATQMRQGGKYRLTIPAAMGYGAEGRQDQMGNQVIPPDSDLVFEVEMIEFMSAEEFEQRLQALQQALQTQQNLGGPQPGVPGAPGGAVPPPPAPGQ; this is translated from the coding sequence ATGACCGAGATTACCCGCGTGCCTCTCCAGCCCATTGCCAAGGGTTCGCTGACCAAGCTGTGGCTCGCCATCGCGGTGCTGGTCCTGATTGGTGCCGGGCTCGCCTGGGCTGCGATCCCGCGCGGTGTCGAGGTCGAGACGCTGGTCGAGGGCACGGGGCCGACGCCCGCCGCGACTGACGTTGCCTTCGTCCGCTACACCGGGATGCTGCCCGACGGGACGGTGTTCGACCAGTCGCAGGACATTCCCCTGCCGGTCGAGGGCATCTTTCCCGAAGGCAACCCGCTGCCGCTCGACCGCATGGTTCCCGGCTTCACCGAAGGCGCGACGCAGATGCGCCAGGGCGGCAAGTATCGCCTGACCATCCCCGCCGCGATGGGCTATGGTGCGGAAGGGCGGCAGGACCAGATGGGCAATCAGGTGATCCCGCCCGACAGCGACCTCGTCTTCGAAGTCGAGATGATCGAATTCATGAGTGCGGAGGAGTTCGAGCAAAGACTGCAGGCTCTGCAACAGGCGCTGCAGACACAGCAGAATCTCGGCGGCCCTCAGCCGGGCGTACCGGGTGCTCCGGGCGGGGCCGTCCCGCCGCCGCCCGCCCCGGGACAGTAG
- the gatC gene encoding Asp-tRNA(Asn)/Glu-tRNA(Gln) amidotransferase subunit GatC: MSVTREEVAKISNLARIRMTDGELDRMVPELNKILDWVEQLGEVDVTGVEPMTAVIPNTLRLRADEVDAIPETAGGRRDDVLANAPAAEHGFFGVPKVIE, translated from the coding sequence ATGTCAGTCACCCGCGAAGAAGTGGCCAAGATCTCGAACCTCGCACGCATCCGCATGACGGATGGCGAGCTCGACCGGATGGTCCCCGAACTCAACAAGATCCTCGACTGGGTCGAACAGCTGGGCGAGGTCGACGTGACCGGCGTCGAGCCGATGACCGCGGTCATCCCCAACACGCTGCGCCTGCGCGCCGACGAGGTCGACGCCATACCCGAAACCGCGGGCGGCCGGCGCGACGACGTGCTCGCCAACGCGCCCGCTGCCGAACACGGTTTCTTCGGCGTGCCCAAGGTGATCGAATGA
- the gatA gene encoding Asp-tRNA(Asn)/Glu-tRNA(Gln) amidotransferase subunit GatA, with amino-acid sequence MTDLTQLGVKAIRDGVAGGDFTAREVAESFNAAVADASALNAFIVTTPDHALAAADAVDARRAKGEDLGGMGGVPIGMKDLFCTDGVQTTAASHILEGFVPRYESTVSRKLWEAGAGMLGKLNLDQFAMGSSNETSYFSNVSSPWRKDGTNAAMSPGGSSGGSSAAVSARIAPAATGTDTGGSIRQPAAFTGIAGIKPTYGRCSRWGVVAFASSLDQAGPMARSVEDCAIMLEAMAGFDPKDATSLQMDVPAWEAGLDANLKGKRIGIPREYRMEGTDQAILDSWEQGKAWLRDAGAEIVDVSLPHTKYALPAYYIIAPAEASSNLARYDGVRYGLRDLPDGSGLQDMYAATREEGFGDEVKRRILIGTYVLSAGFYDAYYTQAQKIRALVAKDFEDAFASCDAILAPTTPTASFPLGDKSDDPLAMYLNDVFAVPASLAGLPAMSVPAMLNPEGLPLGLQIVGKPFDEQGVLNAGLAIQQRAGFDAAPEKWW; translated from the coding sequence ATGACCGACCTTACACAGCTCGGCGTCAAGGCCATCCGCGACGGCGTGGCCGGCGGCGATTTCACCGCCCGCGAGGTGGCCGAGAGTTTTAACGCCGCAGTCGCCGACGCAAGCGCCCTCAACGCCTTTATCGTGACGACGCCCGACCACGCGCTCGCCGCCGCCGATGCGGTCGATGCCCGGCGCGCGAAGGGCGAGGATCTGGGCGGGATGGGCGGCGTGCCGATCGGGATGAAGGACTTGTTCTGCACCGACGGGGTGCAGACCACCGCTGCCAGCCACATCCTCGAAGGCTTCGTGCCGCGCTACGAGAGCACCGTTTCTCGCAAGCTGTGGGAAGCGGGGGCGGGGATGCTAGGCAAGCTCAATCTCGACCAGTTCGCGATGGGATCGTCGAACGAGACCAGCTATTTCAGCAACGTTTCCTCGCCGTGGCGCAAGGACGGCACGAACGCCGCGATGAGCCCGGGCGGTTCCTCGGGCGGCTCCTCCGCCGCCGTTTCCGCGCGGATCGCGCCCGCCGCCACCGGCACCGACACCGGCGGTTCGATTCGCCAGCCCGCCGCCTTCACCGGCATCGCCGGGATCAAACCGACCTATGGTCGGTGCAGCCGCTGGGGCGTGGTCGCCTTCGCTTCCAGCCTCGATCAGGCCGGGCCGATGGCGCGCAGCGTCGAGGATTGCGCGATCATGCTCGAGGCGATGGCCGGTTTCGATCCCAAGGATGCGACCAGCCTTCAGATGGACGTGCCCGCATGGGAAGCGGGCCTCGATGCGAACCTCAAGGGCAAGCGCATCGGCATTCCGCGCGAATATCGGATGGAGGGCACCGATCAGGCGATCCTCGATTCGTGGGAGCAGGGCAAGGCCTGGCTGCGCGACGCGGGCGCCGAGATCGTCGACGTCTCGCTGCCACACACGAAATACGCGCTGCCCGCCTATTACATCATCGCGCCCGCCGAAGCCTCGTCCAACCTCGCCCGCTATGACGGCGTGCGCTATGGCTTGCGCGATCTGCCGGACGGCTCGGGCCTGCAGGACATGTACGCCGCCACCCGCGAAGAAGGCTTCGGCGACGAGGTCAAGCGCCGCATCCTGATCGGCACCTACGTGCTCAGCGCCGGGTTCTACGATGCCTATTACACGCAGGCGCAGAAGATCCGTGCGCTGGTGGCGAAGGATTTCGAAGACGCTTTCGCGAGCTGCGACGCGATCCTCGCGCCGACCACACCGACCGCGAGCTTCCCGCTGGGCGACAAGTCGGACGATCCGCTGGCGATGTATCTCAACGACGTCTTCGCCGTGCCCGCCAGCCTCGCAGGGCTTCCGGCGATGAGCGTTCCGGCCATGCTCAACCCGGAAGGACTGCCACTCGGTCTCCAGATCGTCGGCAAGCCCTTCGACGAGCAGGGCGTGCTGAACGCCGGCCTCGCGATCCAGCAGCGTGCCGGGTTCGACGCCGCGCCGGAGAAGTGGTGGTGA